A region of Dictyostelium discoideum AX4 chromosome 1 chromosome, whole genome shotgun sequence DNA encodes the following proteins:
- a CDS encoding UPF0172 protein: MNNNISITTEALSKAHLHSFKHHASSVNGILLGKADKNSILITDIIPLFHTQTLLPMFEVAMIQIEKYCRDNNIDMVGYYHSNQCIANELEPEPIAKKIADRLNNELNNMCFLMISKIEVNRPSGLVSIDKVGSDWLKNRKTLITIDTTSNSEDINEILKRNLQNIKESQIYDFEEYLSNPTRDWLNKSLVL, translated from the exons atgaataataatatatctaTAACTACAGAAGCACTATCAAAAGCTCATTTACATTCATTTAAACATCATGCATCATCAGTTAATGGAATTTTACTTGGTAAAGCCGATAAAAActcaattttaattacagATATAATACCACTTTTTCATACACAAACTTTATTACCGATGTTTGAAGTTGCAATGATTCAG attgaaaaatattgtagagataataatatagatatGGTTGGATATTATCATTCAAATCAATGTATAGCAAACGAATTAGAACCTGAACCAATAGCTAAAAAAATTGCTGATAGATTAAacaatgaattaaataatatgtGCTTTTTAATG ATTTCAAAGATTGAAGTAAATCGTCCAAGTGGTTTAGTTTCCATTGATAAAGTTGGTTCTGATTggttaaaaaatagaaaaacaTTAATTACAATCGATACAACCTCAAATAGTGAAGATATTAATGAAAtcttaaaaagaaatttacaaaatataaaagaatCTCAAATTTATGATTTTGAGGAATATCTTTCAAATCCAACTCGTGATTggttaaataaatcattagttttataa